One genomic segment of Culturomica massiliensis includes these proteins:
- a CDS encoding [Fe-Fe] hydrogenase large subunit C-terminal domain-containing protein yields MSGGEFYHALKIVDAVCTGCTHCMHICPTSAIRIRNGKASLNEAACTDCGMCLKTCPQHAIIVEQDDFSQIFKFSYRIILLPTVLIGQFPEDISEEQIFSELHNMGFNYVMEVDKATGILAEETRKYMEKNAHLKPFISNSCPAVIRLIQVRFPSLIDHIIRLKQVMDTAAIYVRKKFIDKGIPEEEIGVFFVTQCAAKIAAIKCPVGEEKSSVDGVINMDFIYNKILLAINKNKDKPITKVPEQYHLTPESINWTLTGGEAAHYTGRCLAIDEIHNVIEILEKLENDEITDIDFLELRACDHSCAGGALTINNRFLTIERLQKRMTNYIRNNYTSTNKMPQYREFLNEQIRLTGEIRPRSIEKLDENMLIAMEKMEKINRVMKVLPQIDCGACGAPSCQALAQDVAQGKAKLNQCVFMQKILTKEGLITPEESMELSCKIWGEEKFDK; encoded by the coding sequence ATGAGCGGAGGGGAATTTTATCATGCATTAAAAATCGTGGACGCCGTCTGTACAGGCTGCACCCATTGTATGCATATATGCCCTACCTCCGCCATACGAATCCGGAACGGAAAGGCGTCCTTAAATGAAGCGGCCTGTACAGATTGCGGAATGTGTCTGAAAACCTGTCCTCAACACGCTATTATTGTCGAACAGGACGATTTCAGCCAAATATTCAAGTTCTCTTACCGGATCATTTTGCTCCCCACTGTGCTGATCGGACAATTCCCGGAAGATATCAGCGAAGAGCAAATCTTTTCCGAACTACATAATATGGGTTTTAACTATGTGATGGAAGTGGACAAAGCCACCGGCATTCTGGCAGAAGAAACCCGGAAATACATGGAGAAAAACGCCCACCTGAAACCTTTTATCTCGAATTCCTGTCCGGCTGTCATCCGGCTGATACAAGTCCGGTTCCCGTCCTTGATCGACCACATTATCCGATTGAAGCAAGTCATGGATACGGCAGCCATATATGTACGGAAAAAATTCATCGACAAAGGGATTCCGGAAGAAGAGATCGGTGTATTTTTCGTAACCCAATGTGCCGCAAAAATTGCCGCCATCAAATGCCCGGTAGGAGAAGAAAAATCTTCCGTCGACGGGGTAATCAACATGGATTTCATATACAATAAAATCCTTTTGGCCATTAACAAAAACAAAGACAAACCCATTACCAAAGTACCCGAACAATACCATCTGACTCCGGAATCTATCAACTGGACGCTGACAGGAGGCGAAGCCGCCCATTATACCGGTCGCTGTCTGGCCATCGATGAAATACACAACGTCATCGAAATTCTGGAAAAGCTGGAAAACGATGAAATTACGGACATCGATTTTCTGGAACTACGGGCCTGTGATCATTCCTGTGCCGGAGGAGCCCTCACTATCAACAACCGTTTTTTAACCATCGAACGCCTGCAAAAAAGGATGACAAACTACATCCGGAACAATTACACATCAACCAACAAAATGCCCCAATACCGGGAATTTCTGAATGAACAAATCCGGCTGACGGGAGAGATTCGCCCCCGCTCCATCGAGAAACTGGACGAAAACATGCTGATCGCTATGGAAAAGATGGAAAAGATCAACCGGGTCATGAAGGTGTTGCCGCAAATCGATTGCGGCGCCTGCGGAGCCCCTTCCTGTCAGGCGCTGGCTCAAGATGTCGCACAGGGAAAAGCCAAACTGAACCAATGTGTATTCATGCAGAAAATACTGACAAAAGAAGGTTTGATTACGCCGGAAGAATCCATGGAACTCTCCTGCAAAATCTGGGGAGAGGAAAAATTCGACAAATAA
- a CDS encoding ATP-binding protein produces MEFNFNIEGGNFSRAGTASSEIKKILKQLNVDSNLIKRIVVALYEAEVNVVAHAWEGSVKLQITPEAIQLTVADKGPGIPDIGLAMQEGYSTATPEVREMGFGAGMGLPNMQKNCDKLDIQSEINVGTTVRMITYLK; encoded by the coding sequence ATGGAATTTAATTTCAACATAGAAGGCGGTAACTTTTCACGTGCCGGTACAGCTTCCAGCGAAATAAAAAAAATACTCAAACAACTGAATGTCGACAGCAATTTGATCAAACGTATCGTCGTCGCATTGTACGAAGCCGAAGTCAATGTCGTTGCCCACGCCTGGGAAGGTTCTGTCAAATTACAAATTACGCCGGAAGCGATCCAACTTACCGTAGCTGACAAGGGACCGGGTATTCCGGATATCGGTTTGGCCATGCAGGAAGGATATTCCACGGCTACCCCCGAAGTCAGGGAAATGGGATTCGGAGCGGGAATGGGATTACCCAATATGCAGAAAAACTGTGACAAGCTGGACATTCAATCCGAAATCAACGTGGGTACGACTGTCCGCATGATCACCTATTTAAAGTAA
- a CDS encoding DRTGG domain-containing protein, with protein sequence MVLNDIVQLLKASVICGDQHLECEIKRAFAADLMSDVLRLNTEEMLLITGLANLQVIRTAEMSDINFILFVRDKKVSPDMLELARENGIAVLQCSQSMFKVCGELYKAGLEPVY encoded by the coding sequence ATGGTATTAAATGATATTGTGCAACTGTTAAAAGCCTCCGTTATATGCGGAGACCAACATCTCGAATGCGAAATAAAACGGGCATTTGCAGCCGATCTTATGAGTGATGTCCTGCGTCTGAATACGGAAGAAATGCTTTTGATCACCGGACTCGCTAATCTTCAGGTGATCCGGACAGCCGAAATGTCCGACATCAATTTCATTCTCTTTGTCCGGGACAAAAAAGTCAGTCCGGATATGCTGGAACTGGCCCGGGAAAACGGTATCGCCGTTTTACAATGTTCCCAAAGTATGTTTAAAGTCTGTGGCGAACTCTATAAAGCCGGACTGGAACCCGTATATTAA
- the ligA gene encoding NAD-dependent DNA ligase LigA, producing the protein MEKAEERLLALRKLLEYHNNKYYIDNAPEISDIEFDRLMHELEALEEAHPEWYDPNSPTQRVGQDINREFTQVEHKYPMLSLSNTYSEEEIRDFDTRVRKTAGEVQYVCELKYDGTSISLTYTGGELTQAVTRGDGVRGDDVTANVRTIRMVPLKLQGDYPAEFEIRGEILMPFAVFNRLNQEKAEAGEALFANPRNAAAGTLKLQNSALVAKRHLDCFLYYLPGENTPADTHYGSLMKAKEWGFYIPPYLRLCNTIGEVWDFVKEWDKKRVDLPVPIDGIVVKVNDLEKQHLLGYTAKSPRWAIAYKFKAEREATPLISVSYQVGRTGSITPVANLEPVHLAGTVVKRASLHNADIIADLDLHEHDTVYVEKGGEIIPKIVGVDVSRRKPDALPVQFITHCPECGTELVRIEGEANHYCPNEEHCPPQIAGKIEHFVSRRAMDIEGMGEETIDLLLSRHFIQNVADIYTLPERRAELIGLEKIIYSQSFEMTSIPLAKVIYGFEIGLKNISARLATMLAGRFSSLKALAEAGKEELMALPWGESKDIEKNVNRILDYFRTPFNEPLERLKAAGEVADIPSDDVIFAFCIPGVDRYKAELLAASYDYIYELATASESEIATVEGMTDTDAVNIRNFFLRNEKMVRKLNTLNVYRMQEKSVDNLITGIEKSKTAGFPALLYGLGIRYIGETASRNLARSFRSMEKLMAADYEQLIEVEDIGEQMANSLLKYFARIENRILIERLLKYGVAGEMEEQAEENNILEGQIFVITGTLSRPREYFKDIILSAGGKVSDSVSSKTTFLLAGENAGSKLKKAEKLGIRIIGENEFKEMINDK; encoded by the coding sequence ATGGAAAAAGCAGAGGAACGGCTATTGGCGTTGCGTAAATTACTGGAATATCATAATAATAAGTACTATATCGATAATGCACCGGAGATTTCGGATATCGAATTCGATCGTTTGATGCATGAGCTGGAAGCTTTGGAAGAAGCTCATCCGGAATGGTATGATCCGAATTCTCCGACACAGCGGGTCGGTCAGGATATAAACCGGGAATTTACCCAGGTGGAGCATAAATATCCGATGCTTTCGCTCAGTAATACATACAGCGAGGAAGAAATCCGGGACTTTGATACCCGGGTACGTAAAACGGCAGGTGAAGTACAATATGTATGCGAGTTGAAATACGATGGAACTTCGATCAGTCTGACTTATACCGGTGGGGAATTGACACAGGCCGTTACCCGTGGGGACGGGGTGAGAGGCGATGATGTGACGGCTAATGTCCGGACCATTCGTATGGTCCCTTTAAAACTTCAGGGAGATTATCCTGCCGAATTTGAGATACGGGGTGAAATTTTAATGCCTTTTGCTGTTTTCAACCGTTTAAATCAGGAGAAAGCGGAAGCAGGGGAAGCGCTGTTTGCCAATCCCCGGAATGCTGCTGCCGGTACGTTGAAATTACAAAATTCGGCTTTGGTGGCCAAACGGCATTTGGATTGTTTTCTTTATTATTTACCCGGAGAGAATACGCCGGCAGATACGCATTACGGTAGCCTGATGAAGGCAAAGGAGTGGGGATTTTATATACCGCCTTATCTCCGGCTTTGTAATACCATCGGGGAAGTATGGGATTTTGTGAAAGAATGGGATAAAAAGAGGGTGGATTTGCCGGTACCTATCGATGGTATCGTCGTAAAAGTCAATGATCTTGAAAAACAACATTTATTAGGCTATACGGCAAAATCTCCCCGCTGGGCGATCGCTTACAAGTTTAAGGCAGAACGGGAAGCTACTCCGTTGATTTCGGTCAGTTACCAGGTAGGCAGAACGGGGAGTATAACCCCTGTTGCTAATCTGGAACCGGTGCATCTGGCCGGAACGGTGGTGAAACGGGCTTCTTTACACAATGCGGATATTATAGCCGATTTGGATTTGCATGAGCATGATACGGTGTATGTCGAGAAAGGGGGAGAAATCATTCCGAAGATTGTAGGAGTGGATGTGAGCCGTAGAAAACCGGATGCGTTACCGGTGCAATTTATTACACATTGTCCCGAATGTGGAACGGAATTGGTGCGGATAGAAGGCGAGGCCAACCATTATTGTCCGAATGAAGAACATTGTCCCCCGCAGATTGCCGGTAAAATCGAACATTTTGTCAGTCGCCGGGCCATGGATATAGAAGGTATGGGGGAAGAGACGATAGATTTATTGTTGAGCCGGCACTTTATACAAAATGTGGCCGATATATATACTTTACCGGAACGGCGGGCCGAATTGATCGGATTGGAGAAAATCATTTATTCTCAAAGTTTTGAGATGACGAGTATTCCGTTGGCTAAGGTGATTTACGGCTTTGAAATCGGATTGAAAAACATATCGGCTCGTCTGGCAACGATGCTGGCAGGGCGTTTTTCCAGCCTGAAGGCATTAGCCGAGGCCGGTAAGGAAGAGTTGATGGCCTTGCCTTGGGGAGAGAGTAAAGATATAGAGAAGAACGTAAACCGGATTCTGGATTATTTCCGGACTCCTTTCAATGAGCCTTTAGAGCGTTTGAAAGCAGCCGGAGAGGTGGCGGATATTCCTTCGGATGATGTCATTTTTGCCTTTTGTATACCCGGGGTTGACAGGTATAAAGCGGAATTATTGGCAGCTTCTTACGATTATATTTATGAATTGGCAACGGCTTCTGAATCGGAAATAGCAACGGTAGAGGGAATGACAGATACGGATGCCGTCAATATCCGGAATTTTTTCCTGCGTAATGAAAAAATGGTACGGAAATTGAATACCTTAAACGTATACCGGATGCAGGAAAAGTCAGTGGATAACTTGATCACCGGTATTGAAAAATCGAAAACCGCCGGATTTCCTGCCTTATTATATGGTTTGGGGATTCGTTATATCGGTGAAACGGCTTCCCGTAATCTGGCCAGAAGTTTCCGGAGTATGGAGAAATTGATGGCTGCCGACTATGAACAACTGATAGAGGTGGAGGATATCGGAGAGCAGATGGCGAATAGTTTATTGAAATATTTTGCACGGATAGAGAATCGGATACTGATCGAACGTTTGCTGAAATATGGGGTTGCCGGAGAGATGGAGGAACAAGCTGAAGAAAACAATATCCTTGAAGGACAGATTTTCGTAATAACAGGGACATTGAGCCGGCCGCGGGAATATTTTAAAGATATCATATTGAGTGCCGGCGGCAAGGTCAGTGATTCGGTATCTTCAAAAACCACTTTTTTGCTGGCGGGAGAAAATGCCGGAAGTAAATTGAAAAAAGCTGAAAAATTGGGAATCCGGATTATCGGAGAAAATGAATTTAAGGAGATGATTAACGATAAGTAA
- a CDS encoding ATP-dependent Clp protease ATP-binding subunit, with translation MTSAGEEAKRLGNSKIYPEHLFLGLLRLSRGRAIDVLMALGVDFYEVKDRIEEKLAKKKEKIESLTELDFTLAANSILKRVMEEALKLGDEQVDSEHVMLAILRSEAVFVSKLFKSMGVDYEVFREQLLKERARMQSDYKEDSEDEDMEDEDPLYNPYRQQGMSKSDTPVLDNFGIDITKAAEEGTLDPIVGREREIERLAQILSRRKKNNPVLIGEPGVGKSAIAEGLAIRITQRKVSRVLFDKRVVALDIAAIVAGTKYRGQFEERLKAILNELAKNKNVILFIDEIHTIVGAGGSGGSLDAANMLKPALARGEIQCIGATTLDEYRQNIEKDGALERRFQKVLVEPTTFEETVEILNNIKSRYEEHHNVKYTPAAIKACVKLTMRYISDRALPDKAIDALDEAGSRVHITNINVPAVIEDLEKNIEEVKYQKKEAVKQQNFEVAAAFRDKERHLTSLLERENESWQKELNENPILVDEEQVAEVVAMMTGVPVKRIARTEGIKLLQMRDELAGSVVGQEEAIEKIVKSIHRNRAGLKDPNRPIGSFIFLGPTGVGKTQLAKVLAKYLFDTDDALIRIDMSEYMEKFAVSRLVGAPPGYVGYEEGGQLTEKVRRKPYSVVLLDEIEKAHPDVFNILLQLLDDGQLTDSLGRRVDFKNTIIIMTSNIGSRQLKDFGRGIGFSREDRVNDKDYARGVVQKALKNAFAPEFLNRIDDVIVFNALTKEDIHKIIDIELKGLMKRVGDLGYVVEISEEAREFLTEKGYDPQYGARPLKRAIQKYLEDELAEVIIKGTVPEGGVLKVDCDKEHDRVIVI, from the coding sequence ATGACCTCTGCAGGAGAGGAAGCTAAACGTTTGGGTAATTCGAAGATTTATCCCGAACATTTGTTTTTGGGGCTGTTGAGGTTGAGTCGGGGCCGGGCAATAGATGTGCTGATGGCTCTGGGGGTGGATTTCTATGAGGTGAAGGATCGGATAGAAGAAAAACTGGCAAAGAAAAAAGAAAAAATAGAATCTTTGACAGAGTTGGATTTTACATTGGCCGCCAACAGTATTTTGAAACGGGTGATGGAGGAAGCTTTGAAATTAGGCGATGAGCAGGTGGATTCGGAACATGTCATGTTGGCTATACTGCGAAGTGAAGCTGTATTTGTATCCAAACTATTCAAATCCATGGGGGTCGATTACGAGGTGTTCAGGGAGCAGTTGCTGAAAGAGCGGGCCCGGATGCAATCGGATTATAAGGAGGATTCCGAGGATGAGGACATGGAGGATGAAGATCCGTTGTATAATCCTTACCGTCAGCAGGGAATGTCTAAATCAGATACTCCGGTACTGGATAATTTCGGAATCGATATTACAAAAGCTGCGGAAGAAGGTACATTGGACCCGATTGTCGGTCGTGAACGGGAAATCGAGCGTTTGGCACAGATATTGAGCCGCCGCAAAAAAAATAATCCGGTATTGATAGGTGAACCCGGTGTCGGCAAATCGGCCATAGCAGAGGGGTTGGCTATTCGTATCACGCAACGTAAGGTGTCCCGGGTGTTGTTTGATAAGCGGGTTGTGGCTTTGGATATTGCTGCTATCGTGGCGGGAACAAAATACCGGGGACAGTTTGAAGAGCGTTTGAAAGCGATTTTGAATGAATTGGCCAAGAATAAAAACGTTATTTTATTTATAGATGAGATTCATACCATTGTCGGAGCCGGAGGATCGGGGGGAAGCCTTGATGCTGCCAATATGCTGAAACCGGCACTGGCCAGAGGAGAGATTCAATGTATCGGCGCGACGACATTGGACGAATATCGTCAGAATATAGAGAAAGACGGTGCTTTGGAACGTCGTTTTCAGAAAGTATTGGTAGAGCCGACAACTTTTGAAGAAACGGTAGAGATTCTGAATAATATAAAGTCGCGTTATGAAGAGCATCATAATGTAAAATATACGCCGGCAGCTATTAAAGCGTGTGTAAAGCTTACCATGCGTTACATTTCGGACAGGGCATTGCCTGATAAGGCAATCGATGCTTTGGATGAAGCGGGGTCCAGGGTGCATATTACGAACATCAACGTTCCGGCTGTAATTGAGGACCTGGAAAAGAATATCGAAGAGGTAAAGTATCAGAAGAAGGAGGCTGTAAAACAACAGAACTTCGAGGTCGCTGCAGCTTTTCGGGATAAAGAGCGTCATCTGACTTCATTGTTGGAGCGGGAAAACGAGTCATGGCAAAAAGAATTGAATGAGAATCCGATTCTTGTCGATGAGGAGCAGGTTGCCGAAGTGGTGGCTATGATGACCGGTGTGCCTGTAAAACGGATTGCACGCACGGAAGGTATAAAGTTGCTGCAAATGCGGGACGAGCTGGCGGGTAGTGTTGTCGGTCAGGAAGAGGCGATTGAAAAGATTGTGAAATCGATTCATCGGAACCGGGCCGGTCTGAAAGATCCCAACCGCCCGATTGGTTCTTTTATATTCCTGGGACCTACAGGGGTCGGAAAAACCCAGTTGGCTAAAGTTCTGGCAAAATATCTGTTCGATACAGACGATGCTTTGATTCGTATCGACATGAGCGAATATATGGAAAAATTTGCCGTATCCCGGCTGGTCGGAGCACCTCCCGGATATGTCGGATATGAGGAAGGCGGACAATTGACGGAAAAGGTAAGAAGAAAACCTTATTCGGTGGTGCTGTTGGATGAGATCGAGAAAGCCCATCCGGATGTTTTCAATATTTTGCTGCAGTTGCTGGACGACGGGCAGTTGACGGATAGCCTTGGACGGCGGGTGGATTTTAAGAATACCATAATAATCATGACGTCCAATATCGGAAGCCGGCAATTGAAGGATTTCGGCAGAGGCATCGGATTTAGCCGGGAAGACCGGGTGAATGATAAGGATTATGCCCGGGGTGTAGTACAAAAGGCGTTGAAAAATGCATTTGCTCCCGAATTTCTGAACCGTATCGATGATGTAATTGTCTTCAATGCATTGACGAAAGAGGATATTCATAAGATTATCGATATCGAATTAAAAGGACTGATGAAACGGGTCGGCGATTTGGGATATGTTGTCGAGATTTCGGAGGAAGCCCGGGAATTCCTGACAGAGAAAGGATATGATCCGCAATATGGGGCGCGTCCTTTGAAACGAGCCATTCAGAAGTATCTGGAAGATGAATTGGCAGAGGTGATTATTAAAGGTACGGTTCCGGAAGGAGGCGTGTTGAAAGTCGACTGTGACAAGGAACACGACAGAGTAATCGTTATATAA
- a CDS encoding Lrp/AsnC family transcriptional regulator → MKYQIDDIDRKILSYLVKNARVPFLEIARECGISGAAIHQRVKKMEDAGIIEGSRFIVKPRALGLKICAFIGVVLDNAHQYKSVVKELEKIPEITECHFITGHYAFLLKLRCNNHQHLMDVLINTLQNIPGIAKTESFISLDTIIEKQVDLLTEDPK, encoded by the coding sequence ATGAAATATCAAATAGACGACATAGATAGAAAAATCCTTTCCTATCTGGTAAAAAATGCAAGGGTACCTTTCCTTGAAATAGCGAGAGAATGCGGAATATCCGGAGCTGCCATCCATCAACGTGTAAAAAAAATGGAAGATGCAGGAATTATTGAAGGTTCCCGTTTTATTGTAAAACCCAGAGCCTTAGGGCTTAAGATATGTGCTTTTATCGGTGTTGTTCTTGACAATGCCCATCAATACAAATCTGTGGTTAAAGAGTTAGAAAAAATTCCGGAAATCACGGAATGCCATTTTATTACAGGCCATTATGCCTTTCTTTTGAAGCTTCGGTGTAACAATCATCAGCATCTGATGGATGTTTTGATCAATACCCTTCAGAATATACCGGGGATCGCTAAAACGGAATCTTTTATATCTTTGGATACCATTATCGAAAAACAAGTCGATCTGCTTACAGAAGATCCCAAATAA
- a CDS encoding alkaline phosphatase family protein, with translation MKYIYVFLLFCCVLKGYASENKTRLIVTITIDQFYPEWLSVYAGDLEEGGFKRIMNQGKRSVADYNYLYSQTGVDQATIYTGVLPIIHGIVAHDWYDRLRRCRINNVATVNYPEIGYGDSLKGYSPEGLEALTLGCVLKMNDVFSKVYSVAVNPEVAVLGGGSCANLSLWLSEKSGKWVSSGFYADSLPAWLTAYNGKIESDFLIRRGWMPLAEEQSNSLSLKMKNKLGMGNSFFYDIAQAKKKFNTYRVLKATPYANTMVVDLAEQLVNSEGLGKDNDVDLLALGFSSLDYMNRDFGVYAREFQDMVLRMDKDIQRLLEFLDSKVGKEGYTVVLTYTEARELLPEELDKMRIESGYFSIFKSVALLKSYLNLVYGDGEWVADYDAGQIYLNRGLIEKNKLSLEEIQDKVADFMVEFEGISKVLTAYSLSRNAFSHGQEMLMQNAFSQKRSGDVMFCLQPTWIPELKDREDNYFRYSKRNKVPVFFYGAGIGHSLAPECKMTDLLPTLCYLAGIPVPYTAKGEILFR, from the coding sequence ATGAAATATATATATGTTTTTCTGCTGTTTTGTTGTGTGTTGAAAGGATATGCTTCGGAAAATAAGACCAGGCTGATCGTCACTATTACGATTGATCAGTTTTATCCGGAATGGTTATCCGTTTATGCCGGGGATTTGGAAGAAGGAGGATTCAAAAGGATTATGAATCAGGGAAAAAGGAGTGTTGCCGATTACAATTATTTGTATTCCCAGACCGGAGTCGACCAGGCTACGATATATACAGGTGTACTGCCTATTATTCACGGGATTGTGGCTCATGACTGGTATGACAGATTGAGACGCTGCCGGATAAATAATGTGGCCACTGTGAATTATCCGGAAATCGGTTACGGTGATTCGCTGAAAGGATATAGTCCTGAAGGATTGGAGGCGTTGACTCTGGGCTGTGTATTGAAAATGAATGATGTATTTTCCAAGGTATACAGTGTGGCTGTTAATCCGGAAGTGGCGGTGCTGGGAGGTGGTAGTTGTGCCAATCTGTCGTTGTGGCTGAGTGAAAAAAGCGGCAAATGGGTTTCTTCCGGTTTTTACGCTGATTCTCTCCCGGCCTGGCTGACGGCTTATAACGGAAAAATCGAAAGTGATTTCCTCATTCGCCGGGGATGGATGCCTTTGGCAGAAGAACAGAGTAATTCACTTTCGTTGAAAATGAAAAATAAGTTGGGCATGGGAAATAGTTTTTTTTATGATATCGCCCAGGCTAAAAAGAAATTTAATACTTACCGGGTGTTGAAAGCCACACCTTATGCTAATACGATGGTGGTGGATCTGGCCGAGCAATTGGTAAATTCGGAGGGATTGGGCAAAGACAATGATGTGGATTTGCTGGCTCTCGGCTTTTCGAGCCTTGATTATATGAACCGGGATTTTGGGGTTTATGCCCGGGAATTTCAGGATATGGTGCTGCGTATGGACAAAGACATACAGCGTTTGCTGGAATTCTTGGATAGTAAGGTCGGGAAAGAGGGGTATACGGTGGTGCTGACTTATACGGAAGCCCGGGAGTTGTTGCCCGAAGAATTGGATAAAATGCGGATAGAGAGTGGGTATTTCAGTATTTTTAAGTCTGTGGCCTTATTGAAATCTTATCTGAACCTGGTGTATGGGGACGGAGAATGGGTAGCTGATTACGATGCCGGACAAATTTATTTAAACCGGGGATTGATAGAGAAAAACAAACTGTCATTGGAGGAAATACAGGATAAAGTAGCTGATTTTATGGTTGAATTCGAGGGAATATCCAAAGTATTGACGGCTTATTCTTTGTCCCGGAATGCATTTTCTCACGGACAGGAGATGTTGATGCAGAATGCTTTTTCCCAGAAGAGGAGCGGAGATGTGATGTTTTGTTTGCAGCCCACCTGGATTCCGGAATTGAAGGACAGGGAAGACAATTATTTTCGTTACAGTAAACGTAATAAAGTGCCTGTATTCTTTTACGGTGCAGGTATCGGGCATTCTCTGGCTCCGGAATGTAAGATGACGGACCTATTGCCGACCTTGTGTTATTTGGCAGGGATACCGGTACCTTATACGGCTAAAGGGGAAATTCTTTTCCGGTGA
- the gldD gene encoding gliding motility lipoprotein GldD has product MKINTGFSGKIIFTACLLSIAILPMSCRENYSPRPYGYYRIDFPEKAYSPMTAPGLPYTFNISDQAVIEPDKSPDAEAYWINIRYPAYNAIINLSYKTIANDSSLLSYEQDCHRLAYAHTVKAESIKEQYFSRDKGLHGLLYLIEGNTASSTQFYITDSTRHFLRGSLYFHTHPNKDSLAPVIEYLRKDIVELMESAEFSR; this is encoded by the coding sequence ATGAAGATAAACACCGGATTTTCAGGAAAAATAATTTTCACGGCCTGCTTATTATCTATTGCCATACTACCGATGAGCTGCCGGGAAAATTACTCTCCGCGTCCTTACGGTTACTACCGGATCGATTTTCCGGAGAAAGCATACTCACCGATGACTGCTCCCGGTTTACCTTACACATTCAATATATCGGACCAGGCCGTAATCGAACCCGATAAATCGCCGGATGCAGAAGCCTACTGGATAAACATCCGTTATCCGGCATACAACGCTATAATCAATCTGTCCTACAAAACCATTGCGAATGATTCTTCTCTCCTTAGTTACGAACAGGATTGTCATCGGCTGGCTTATGCTCATACAGTAAAAGCAGAATCGATAAAAGAACAGTATTTCAGCCGGGACAAAGGATTACACGGTTTGCTTTACCTGATTGAAGGCAATACAGCTTCATCGACACAATTTTATATCACTGATTCCACCCGGCATTTCCTCAGAGGGTCCCTGTATTTTCATACACATCCCAACAAAGATTCCCTGGCCCCGGTCATCGAATATTTACGGAAAGACATCGTCGAACTTATGGAGTCGGCCGAATTTAGCCGGTAA